Proteins encoded in a region of the Penaeus monodon isolate SGIC_2016 unplaced genomic scaffold, NSTDA_Pmon_1 PmonScaffold_117, whole genome shotgun sequence genome:
- the LOC119568943 gene encoding zinc finger protein OZF-like, with product MPSVPLTGKEILGTGVSVKEELSEDVTEDTFLEIKEEPLDYGDEARNEVFNVNVIHENNFLHNPLDLRHESHAKDSCNLVQDCNGHVKKLPFTDKDCGKTCSSDGVQVMYEDRLKEETQLIVESTSKCFACEVCGKEVSQKSHINIHMGVHTKEKPYNCGICNKTFSSKSDLEKHVDVHTEGKPYNCDICSKTFSKRNDLVTQIRAHRKEKPYICEICSNTFSRKKNLVRHMRTHTKEKPYSCKICNKAFSKRSNLVKHNVVHTKEKPYSCEICNNAFSWKVSLVRHMRTHTKEKPYSCEICNKVFSRKSNVAIHMRVHATEKPYKCEICNKNFSHIANLARHRRLHTEEKPYSCEICNNFFHRNIV from the exons ATGCCTTCCGTCCCACTCACGGGCAAAGAAATACTCGGCACAGGAGTCAGCGTCAAGGAAGAGCTAAGCGAAGATGTCACCGAAGATACATTCCTGGAAATAAAAGAGGAACCACTTGATTATGGAGATGAAGCGAGAAATGAAGTGTTTAACGTGAAtgtaatacatgaaaataatttcCTTCATAATCCTCTTGATCTGAGACATGAATCACATGCAAAAGACtcatgtaacttggttcaggattgTAATGGACATGTCAAAAAGTTACCATTTACGGATAAGGACTGTGGGAAGACGTGTTCATCAGATGGGGTTCAAGTGATGTACGAGGATAGACTGAAGGAGGAAACACAACTAATAGTTGAATCCACAAGTAAATGTTTTGCATGTGAGGTGTGTGGCAAGGAAGTGTCTCAAAAGAGTCACATCAACATTCACATGGGAGTccacacaaaagagaagccatataaCTGTGGAATATGCAATAAGACATTCTCATCCAAAAGCGATCTAGAAAAGCACGTTGACGTACATACTGAGGGGAAGCCATACAACTGTGATATATGCAGCAAG ACATTTTCTAAAAGAAATGATCTTGTAACGCAAATTAGAGCACATagaaaagagaagccatacatctGTGAAATTTGCAGCAATaccttctcacgaaaaaaaaatctggtgaggcacatgagaacacatacaaaggagaagccatatagcTGCAAGATTTGTAATAAGGCCTTTTCTAAGAGAAGTAATCTTGTAAAGCACAATgtagtacatacaaaagagaagccatatagCTGCGAGATTTGCAACAATGCATTCTCATGGAAAGTTAGTCTGGTAAGGCACATGAGAACACACActaaggagaagccatacagttgtgaaATTTGTAACAAAGTCTTCTCAAGGAAATCTAATGTAGCAATTCATATGAGAGTACATGCAACAGAGAAGCCATACaaatgtgagatttgtaacaagaaCTTTTCGCATATAGCTAATCTAGCGCGTCATAGGAGATTACACAcagaggagaagccatacagctgtgagatttgtaacaatTTTTTTCACAGAAATATTGTCTAG